In one Phyllostomus discolor isolate MPI-MPIP mPhyDis1 chromosome 8, mPhyDis1.pri.v3, whole genome shotgun sequence genomic region, the following are encoded:
- the LOC114515157 gene encoding arachidonate 12-lipoxygenase, 12R-type → MATYKVKVATGDDFLSGTMDSISLTIIGTQGESHKQLLNHFGRDFATGAVDKYTVRCQQDLGELIIVRLHKDPYSFFPKNSWYCKYVQICAPNGRVYHFPAYQWMDGYETLSLREATGKTRADDTLPILLEHRQEEIRAKQDLYHWRVFVPGLPNYVDIPSYHPPVRRNPNRPEWNGYIPGFPILINIKATRFLNSNLRYSFIKTASFFTRLAPMSLKLKVQGLLDCKQSWKRLKDIKKVFPFYKTVISEYVAEHWTEDSFFGYQYLNGVNPGVIRRCMRIPDKFPVTDDMVAPFLGEGTCLQAELEKGNIYLADYRILEGIPTTELNGRKQHQCAPLCLLHFGPEGNMMPIAIQLSQTPGPSSPIFLPSDSEWDWLLAKTWVRNAEFYCHEAISHLLGTHLIAEAFCLSLLRQLPMCHPLYKLLIPHTRYTVQINCIGRALLLNEEGLSARGTGLGVEGIAEVMVRALSEINYDRMYPPNDFMERGVQDLPGYYYRDDCLAVWDALERFVTEIITYYYPCDAAVEGDTELQSWVQEIFKECLLGRESSGFPKCLRTVPELIRYITIIIYICSAKHAAVNTGQLEYTSWMPNFPSSMRNPPMQAKGLTTLETYLDTLPDVRTTCIILLVLWTLSREPDDKRPLGHFPDIHFVEEVPRRSMEAFRQRLDQISYNIRQRNKGLAIPYYYLDPVLIENSISI, encoded by the exons ATGGCCACCTACAAAGTCAAGGTGGCCACCGGTGATGACTTCTTGTCAGGAACAATGGACTCGATCTCACTGACCATCATAGGGACCCAAGGAGAGAGCCACAAGCAGCTGCTGAACCATTTTGGGAGGGACTTTGCAACTGGGGCG gtggaTAAGTACACTGTCCGGTGCCAGCAGGACCTGGGGGAGCTCATCATCGTCCGCCTGCACAAGGACCCATACTCCTTCTTTCCTAAGAACTCCTGGTACTGCAAATATGTGCAGATCTGTGCACCCAATGGCCGCGTCTACCACTTCCCTGCCTACCAGTGGATGGATGGCTACGAGACCCTGTCTCTGCGGGAGGCTACAG GAAAGACAAGAGCAGATGATACACTCCCAATCCTTCTGGAGCATCGGCAGGAGGAGATCAGAGCCAAGCAGGACTTATACCA CTGGAGGGTCTTCGTCCCTGGCCTGCCCAACTACGTGGACATCCCCAGTTACCACCCTCCGGTCCGGAGAAACCCCAACCGGCCTGA GTGGAATGGCTATATCCCTGGATTCCCAATTCTCATCAACATTAAGGCCACCAGGTTCCTGAACTCAAATCTGCGCTACTCCTTCATCAAGACGGCCTCCTTCTTTACTCGCCTGGCTCCCAT GTCACTGAAGCTCAAAGTCCAAGGCCTGCTGGACTGCAAACAGTCGTGGAAGAGACTGAAGGACATTAAGAAAGTTTTCCCTTTCTATAAGACTGTCATCTCCG AATACGTGGCTGAGCACTGGACAGAGGACAGCTTCTTCGGGTACCAGTACCTCAATGGCGTGAACCCAGGTGTGATCCGCCGCTGCATGCGGATTCCAGACAAGTTCCCCGTCACAGACGACATGGTGGCCCCGTTCCTGGGCGAAGGAACGTGCCTGCAAGCAGAGCTGGAG AAGGGGAACATTTACCTGGCAGACTACAGGATCTTGGAGGGCATCCCCACCACTGAGCTCAATGGCCGGAAACAGCACCAATGtgcccctctctgcctgctgcACTTTGGACCGGAAGGGAACATGATGCCTATCGCTATCCag CTCAGCCAGACCCCTGGACCCAGTAGCCCCATCTTCCTGCCCAGCGACTCTGAATGGGACTGGCTGCTGGCCAAGACGTGGGTGCGCAATGCTGAATTCTACTGCCATGAGGCCATCTCCCACTTGCTAGGGACCCACCTCATTGCTGAGGccttctgcctgtctctgctgaGGCAGCTTCCCATGTGCCATCCCCTCTACAAG CTCCTGATCCCCCATACCCGATACACCGTCCAGATCAACTGCATCGGGCGGGCCCTCCTCCTCAATGAGGAGGGGCTGTCTGCCAGG ggcacaggtctgggcgTGGAGGGCATTGCTGAGGTGATGGTGCGGGCTCTGTCGGAGATAAACTACGACAGAATGTACCCCCCCAACGACTTCATGGAGCGCGGGGTTCAGGACCTGCCGGGATATTACTACCGTGACGACTGCTTGGCAGTGTGGGACGCATTGGAGAG GTTTGTGACAGAGATCATCACCTACTACTACCCGTGTGACGCAGCTGTGGAGGGTGACACGGAACTGCAGTCCTGGGTGCAGGAGATATTCAAGGAGTGCCTACTAGGACGTGAGAGCTCAG GCTTCCCCAAGTGCTTGCGAACGGTGCCTGAGCTGATCCGAtatatcaccatcatcatctatATCTGCTCCGCCAAGCACGCAGCCGTCAACACAGGGCAG cTGGAGTACACCTCCTGGATGCCCAACTTCCCGTCATCAATGCGGAACCCACCGATGCAGGCCAAGGGGCTGACCACTCTGGAGACCTACTTGGACACGTTACCAGATGTGAGGACTACGTGCATCATCCTGTTGGTGCTCTGGACACTCAGCCGGGAGCCCGACGACAAG AGGCCCCTGGGCCACTTCCCCGACATCCACTTCGTGGAGGAGGTCCCTCGCCGGAGCATGGAGGCCTTCCGCCAGCGCCTCGACCAGATCTCGTACAACATCCGCCAGCGCAACAAGGGCCTCGCCATCCCCTACTACTACCTGGACCCCGTGTTAATCGAGAACAGCATTTCTATTTAG